One Aegilops tauschii subsp. strangulata cultivar AL8/78 chromosome 7, Aet v6.0, whole genome shotgun sequence genomic window carries:
- the LOC109769282 gene encoding UDP-glycosyltransferase 85A7, giving the protein MGAAMAEEKRAHAMMFPFPCSGHINPTLKLAELLHSRGVHVTFVNTEHNHERLLRTGGARLAGRDGFRFESVPDGLDDADRAAPDKTVRLYLSLRRSCGPPLVDLARRLGEQEGVPPVTCVVLSGLASFVLGVAEELRVPSFVIWGTSAVGFVCTLRLRQLTQRGYTPLKDESYLTNGYLDTPIDWIAGMPAVRLGDISSFVRTVEPNGFGLRVEEEEANSCARAQGLILNTFDELESDVLGALRDEFPRVYTIGPLAAAMHRRVDHGASGLSLWEEDAACMAWLDAQPVAGSVLYVSFGSLAVLSLDQLAEFAWGLAASNRPFLWVVRPGLVAGDRGMEALPADFLAETKGRRFIAEWCAQEQVLRHRAVGGFLTHSGWNSTTESIWAGVPMICAPGFADQYINSRYVCGEWGVGLRLDEQLRREQVAAHIEELMGGGERGEEMRRRAAEWKARAEAATAPGGSAYENLDKLVEELRLEVPDGGKPAKVTHAR; this is encoded by the exons ATGGGAGCGGCCATGGCGGAGGAGAAGAGGGCGCACGCGATGATGTTCCCGTTCCCGTGCTCGGGCCACATCAACCCGACGCTGAAGCTGGCGGAGCTGCTGCACTCGCGCGGGGTGCACGTCACCTTCGTCAACACCGAGCACAACCACGAGCGGCTGCTGCGGACGGGcggcgcgcggctcgccggccGGGACGGGTTCCGGTTCGAGTCCGTGCCCGACGGGCTGGACGACGCGGACCGCGCCGCGCCCGACAAGACGGTGAGGCTCTACCTGTCGCTGCGGAGGAGCTGCGGCCCGCCGCTGGTGGACCTGGCGCGCCGGCTCGGGGAGCAAGAGGGCGTGCCGCCCGTCACCTGCGTCGTGCTCAGCGGCCTCGCCAGCTTCGTGCTGGGCGTCGCGGAGGAGCTCCGCGTGCCGTCCTTCGTCATCTGGGGCACCAGCGCCGTCGGCTTCGTCTGCACGCTCCGGCTGCGCCAGCTCACACAGAGAGGCTACACGCCGCTCAAAG ATGAGAGCTACTTGACCAACGGGTACCTGGACACGCCGATCGACTGGATCGCCGGGATGCCGGCGGTGCGGCTCGGCGACATCTCCAGCTTCGTCCGGACGGTGGAGCCGAACGGATTCGGCCTGCgcgtggaggaggaggaggccaacaGCTGCGCCAGGGCGCAGGGCCTCATCCTCAACACGTTCGACGAGCTCGAGTCAGACGTCCTGGGCGCGCTCCGGGACGAGTTCCCGCGCGTGTACACCATCGGGCCGCTCGCGGCCGCCATGCACCGCCGCGTCGACCACGGCGCGTCCGGGCTGAGCCTGTGGGAGGAGGACGCGGCGTGCATGGCGTGGCTGGACGCGCAACCGGTGGCGGGGTCGGTGCTGTACGTCAGCTTCGGGAGCCTGGCGGTGCTGTCGCTGGACCAGCTGGCGGAGTTCGCGTGGGGCCTCGCCGCCAGCAACCGCCCGTTCCTCTGGGTCGTGCGGCCcggcctcgtcgccggcgaccgcGGCATGGAAGCCCTGCCCGCCGACTTCCTCGCGGAGACCAAAGGGCGGCGCTTCATCGCCGAGTGGTGCGCGCAGGAGCAGGTGCTGCGGCACCGCGCCGTGGGGGGCTTCCTGACGCACAGCGGGTGGAACTCGACGACGGAGAGCATCTGGGCCGGCGTGCCGATGATCTGCGCGCCGGGGTTCGCGGACCAGTACATCAACAGCCGGTACGTGTGCGGGGAGTGGGGCGTCGGGCTGCGCCTGGACGAGCAGCTGCGGCGAGAGCAGGTGGCGGCGCACATCGAGGAGCTCATGGGCGGTGGCGAGAGGGGCGAGGAGATGAGGCGCCGCGCCGCCGAGTGGAAGGCTCGGGCCGAGGCGGCCACGGCGCCCGGAGGGTCGGCGTACGAGAACCTCGACAAGCTGGTCGAGGAGCTGCGGCTGGAGGTGCCGGACGGCGGCAAGCCTGCCAAAGTCACGCACGCCCGGTGA